The Sphingomonas carotinifaciens genomic sequence GCGATGCAGCCGGACACGGCACCGGCCACGGCCAGCGCGTGACCGGCCCTGATGAACCGGCGAGGGATGCAGCCATCCTCCACCACGGTGAAGAAGAACATGTTGCCCGCGCCGATCATGAAGCCGACCAGCGCGTAATCGATGCGCACCGCGATCGGCCCGACCAGACCGGGAAAGACATAGGCCGCCATGTTCGTCCAGACCATGCCATAGGCAAAGGAACTGGCGACCCACAGCACGTACCAGCGCTGGAAGCTCTGGCGCTGCCCGGCGTTGATGACTGAATTATAGGCGATGGCGGACAACAGCGCCCCGGCGAACAGGCCCATCAGGGCCAGCCACGGCGCATCCTCCCGCGGCTGTTCCGCCGCCGGGATCCCCTTGAGCTTGCGCATCAGCGACAGGTGATCGATGCGGCGATAGCCGAGATACAGACGGTCGATGTCGCGCCCGGCCGGGGGGATGGTGAAGCGCAGCACGCCGCCGGGGGCACCGTGGCCGGCCAGCTGACGGGCCGAATGCTCGATGCGGCCCATGCCCTTCGGGCCGCCTGCAACCACGGCGATACGGTCGAAGCGGGTCTGATCGACCAGCAGGTGCCAACCGGGGGGCAGGTCACGCAGGCGCGAGGCGTCCAGCCGCAGCCATAGCCATTGCGGACTGTCCTGCGGCGCGTCGGCCCCGCAGGCATAAGGCGCGGACACCACCGCCGCGTTCGATGCGCCATCGGGCAGGGTCGCGGTGCAAAGGCCGCGATGCAGGTCCACCACCGGCGCACGGGCGACGACCGGTGTTGCCCCCAGTGCGAGGAGCAGAACCATCAACATCAAGATCGCCAGTCGCACGCTTTACCTTTGCGGATATCCGTCTACCCGTTCCGGTTCGATCTTTAACCGGAAACCCCTAACAAATGAATGGTGGCCCGTTGCGGTGCACCATCAATCGTGCGGCGGTGCAGCTTGCGCGGCCGGGAAAGGTATCGAACCGCAAGCGGACGACGCACAAGCACGGGGCCGCCGGCGAATGGATGATCCGGGCGGCGGCCATTTCCGGCAATCTTTTACGAGGATGGCACCGACCGGCGCCATCCCGCCCCTCAATGCTTGCGCGGGATGAGGTGCAGGCCGAACACGATGATGCCACCGACGACGAGGCCGACCACCGCCGAGCCGAGCGCGTTGACCACCCAGGCGAGGATGCCATGGACGAAAGGCAGGGCATGGCCCGCCGCCTCGGCCGCGTCATGCAGCGTGTGGGCGATCGCGCCGAGCCCGAACGTCTCCAGACCGTGAACGATGATGCCGCCGCCGACCCACACCATCGCGGCGGTGCCGATCACCGACAGCGCGCGCAACAGCACGGGCATGGCCTTTACCAGGCCACGACCGATGCCCTGCGCGGCGCTGCCGCCGGTCTTGACCAGATGGAGGCCGATATCGTCCATCTTCACGATGATCGCGACCGCGCCGTACACGCCCACCGTGATCGCGATGCCGACCAGTGCCAGCGCGATCGCCTGAAGCGGGATCGACAGATCGGGCAGTTCGCCCAGCGCAATCGCCATGATTTCGGCGGACAGGATCAGGTCGGTGCGGATCGCACCGGAAACCTGCCGGTCCTCCAGCTCCTTGGGATCGGTGATCTCGCTGACTTCCTCGGCATGGGCCTGGCCGGACAGCGCCTCGTAGATCTTCTCGGCCGCCTCGAAACACAGATAGGCGCCGCCCAGCATCAGGAGCGGCGTGATCGCCCAGGGTGCGAACGCGCTGAGCAGCAGGGCGCCGGGCAGCAGGAAAATCAGTTTGTTGCGCAGCGATCCGATCGCGATCTTTCGGATGATCGGCAATTCGCGTTCGGGCGACAGGCCGACGACATAAGTGGGCGTGACAGCGGTATCGTCGATCACCACGCCCGCCGCCTTGGCCCCCGCGCGGCCGGCGGCACCCGCGACATCGTCCAGCGATGCCGCTGCCAGCTTTGCAATCATCGCCACATCGTCGAGCAGCGCGACCAGACCCCCTGCCATTCAACATCCCCTGATAGTTGGAGCCGCTGCGCTATCGCCAAAACACGCGGCTTGCACGCGAAATGCGGGAACGGTGGCGCGGGGTGCGCAAGGGGCTATACCGGCGTACCGGCCAAGGGGCCGGGGCCAGGGACGAGGATCGCCGCGATATGCCGCTTTACGCCATTGCCGGACGCCGCCCGACGCTGCACCCGAGCGTGTGGATCGCGCCGGGCGCCGACATCATCGGCGACGCGCATCTGGCGGAGGGGGCCAGCGTGTGGTTCCGCGCGGTGATCCGCGCCGACAACACGCCGATCCGGATCGGCGCGAACACCAACATCCAGGAAGGCGCGATGCTGCATTCCGATCCGGGCAGTCCGCTGACCATCGGGGCAGGCTGCACCGTCGGGCATCATGCCATCCTGCATGGTTGCACGATCGGCGACGGCGTGCTGGTGGGCATGGGGGCAACGGTGCTGAACGGCGCGGTGATCGGCGCGAACTGCCTGATCGGGGCCGGCGCGCTGGTGACGGAGGGCAAGGCTTTTGCCGAGGGCAGCCTGATCGTCGGCAGCCCGGCCCGCGCGGTCCGCAGGCTGGACGATGGCGCGATCGCCCGCCTGCGAATGTCGGCGGAGCATTATGCGGCGCGGGGCGCGCATTATGCCGCCGAACTGGAAGAGGTGACGCGCTGACCGACTGCGTCAGTGCGGCTCGTACCGCTCGACCAGAAAGACGCGCGCATGTTCGAAATAGGCGGGCAGGGGGGCGGCGCGCAGCGTAGGGTTGTCGGTCAGGAACTCGACGAACGCCTCGCGCTGGCCCGGCTGGCCATCGGCGGCGCGCCAGCCCCAATCGTCCAGCACGACCACCGCGCGGTCGCGAATGAGCGGCGCGGCAAAGCGGAGCGCCAGAACAGAGGCCGAATAGGTGTCGCAATCGACCATCACCAGCGATGCCTTGGACATGGTCAGGTTCGCGCGGGTGGCGGCGGTCAGAGTGTCCGAGTACCAGCCCTTGACCAGCGTGATCGCGGACAGGTCGACCCCCTTGGCGCGCAGGTGGCGGCGGGTGAGGGGCAGGGGCGAGGCAAAGGCACCGGCGTCCCAGCCTTCCTCCTCCGACCCCGTCGGCATGCCGGCAAAGGAATCGAAGCCGATCAGGCGGTTCTGATCGATGCCGCGGCGACGCAGGACGTGGAACACGGCCGCCATCGACGTACCCCGGCTGACCCCGAATTCGAGGTAATCGCCGAATTGATGATCCCGATCGGCAGCGAAAAGCCGGTCGAGCGCGGCATCGATGCAGGTGGCGAAGCTCTCCTCGGGCACCAGCGGACGCCAGGGTGCCAGCCCCCAGCGGCGCAGCGCCACATGCGCGGCACCGACCGAATCCCTGATCCCCATCTGTCGCAACGCCCAGTCGCCGAAGGTCCGGAGCGACCCCGTGCCCGTGCCGATCGTCTGCATCATCCCTGCACCTTTTCACCGGATCGCATCCGGTCGCGGCCCACCCCCGTCGGCCCGGCACCGGTTATCGTCCGTCGCATGCCGGGGGACGAGATCGGCAGATGGAGTACCCCGCCCTCCTCGCCATCGACGCGAAAGGATGCCGTCGATCGGCCGGATGGGCGATCCCGCCGCGCCGCCCGTTGACCTGTGTTAACCGCGTGAATAGCGGTGGATGCGTGACCGCACCCACCATCCTGATCGTCGAGGACGACCCCGCCCTCCGGACCCTGACCGCGCGCGCCTTGCAGGAGAACGGCTTTGCCGTCCGGCTGGCCAATGCCGCGCCCGAAATGTGGCAGGCACTGGATACCGGTACGGTCGACCTGGTCCTGCTCGACATCATGCTGCCCGGCACCAGCGGCATCGACCTGTGCCGCCAGATACGCCAGCGCAATTACGTGCCGATCATCTTCATCAGCGCCAAGGGCAGCGAGATGGACCGGGTGGTTGGGCTGGAGCTGGGCGCGGACGATTACCTGCCCAAGCCGTTCGGCACGCGCGAACTGGTCGCACGCATCCGCGCGGTGCTGCGCCGGGGCACGCTGGATCAGGAGGCGACGGCGCGCGAGGCGGGTATCCTGCGCTTCGACGGGTGGACCGCCAATATCGCTCGGCGCGAGCTGATCTCGCCCACCGGCGCGCTGGTCGAGCTGACCGGTGCCGAGTTCGACCTGCTGATCGCGTTCCTCGACAATGCGCAGCGCATCGTCGCGCGCGAGCGGTTGATCGAGCTGTCGCGGGCACGGATCGGCGACAGTTCGGACCGCAGCATCGACGTGCTGGTCAGCCGTTTGCGGCGCAAGCTGTCCGGTGCGGGCGGCGCGGCGCCGATCGTGACGGTGCGCGGTGTGGGCTACATGCTGAACGTGCCGGTCGAGCGGCAGTGACACGCTTCCTGCGCCCGTCGGTGGGGGTGCTGGGCCGGATCGTGGCGATCCTGCTGCTGGCGGTGACGATCGAGTTTGCGGTGTCCACCTTCCTGTACGAGCAGGCGAGCCAGGTCTCGGTGCGCGATGACGAGGCGCGGCGGTTGGCGGAGCATCTGGTGGTGGCGAGGCGCGTGCTGAACGAGCGGCCGGCGGCCGAGCGGGACGAGGTGGCGGACGAGCTGACGACCGATCGCTACACGGTACGCTGGTCGGTCGAGATCCCCGAGCGCGCCCCGATCTCGCCCGAGCTGGACGGCATGCGCGAGCAGATCGTGGAATGGGAGCCGACCCTGGCGGCGACCGACCTGCACCTGCGGCTGGGGTCGCTGGGGCGGCGGTCGATGATCGGGGGCGACCTGCGCCTGGATGACGACACCCGGCTGCTGTTCCGGATGCGCGAGCCGCTCCAGACCTGGGACCTGGCACTGGGCCGCGTGCTGCTGGCGCTGGTGCCGGCAATCGCGCTGATGCTGGTCAGCGGTGCGCTGATCGGGCGCATCCTGCAACCGCTGCGCCTGTTGGCGCGCGCCGCCGACGAGATTGGGCCCGGCGCGCCGCAACCGGTGCCCGAACGCGGCCCGGGCGAGGTGCGGCGGGTGACCGCGGCCTTCAACCGGATGCAGGCGCGCATCACCCGGCTGATGGACGAGCGTACCCGCTCGCTGGCCGCGGTCGGCCACGACCTGCGCACGCCGCTCGCCCGACTGCGGCTGCGCGCCGACGGCGTGGCCGAGCCCGAGGTGCGCGACGCGATCCGCGACGACATCGTCGAGATGGAGGCGATGGTCGGGTCGATGCTGGCGTTCCTGGGCGGCGAGGAAGAGGCCGAGGAGCCGGTGCTGGCCGATCTGGCCATCCTGTGCGCCAACCTGGCCGACGATGCCGCCGATCGCGGGCGCGACGTATCCTATGCGGGGCCGGATCATTTCGACATGCGGCTGCGCCGGTTCGGCATGAAGCGCGCGCTGACGAATCTGGTCGAGAATGCGCTGCATTACGGCGAACGGGTGACGATCACGCTGGAGCCGACGGCCAAGGCGACCTTTATCCGGGTGGAGGACGACGGCCCCGGCATCCCCGAGGAATCGCTGGCGCTGGTGCTGGAGCCGTTCGTCCGGCTGGACACGGCACGGCGGCGGGACACAGTGGGCTTCGGCCTCGGCCTGTCGATCGTGACGCGAACGGTGCAGGCCGAGGGAGGGCGGCTCACCCTGGCGAACCGGCCGGAAGGGGGGCTGTGCGCCGAAATCTGCCTGCCCGTCATCAGGGCGCAGCGCAGCAACAATTTGTAACGCAGCCGCTGCACGGCAGCAAAGTCCGGTGCGTATATCCTGATGCGACGAGCACAGGAGCGTATGGTATGAACGAGGTGATCGGTCGGGTTTTCAGCTTCGAAAAGCAGGTGTTTCCTAACCAGAGCGCGCTGTACAACAAGCTGACGACCCAGGGGCAGAGCCCCAAGGCGCTGATGATCTCCTGCGCGGACAGCCGCGTGGTGCCCGAGCATGTGATGCAGGCGGATCCGGGCGACCTGTTCGTCTGCCGCAACGCGGGCAACATCGTGCCCCCCTTCGCACAGGCCAATGGCGGCGTGACGGCGACGGTCGAATATGCCGTGGCGGTGCTGGGCGTGCGCGACATCATCGTGTGCGGCCATTCGGACTGCGGCGCGATGAAGGCGCTGATGAAGCCCGAAACGCTGGCCGGTGTGCCCAACGTCGCCTCGTGGCTGCGTCACAGCCATGCGGCGCACAGCGTGGTGCACGCATCCTATCCTGAAATGTCGGAAGGGGATGCGGTCCGCGCGGCCAGCCTGGAAAATGTGGCGTTGCAGTTGCAGCATCTGCGCACCCACCCTTCTGTGGCGGCGGGGATCGCACGCGGCGACATCGCGCTCCACGGTTGGTTCATCGACATCCATGCCGGCAGCGTGCTGGGCCTGGACGGCGAAACCGGTCGCTTCGTGACGCTGCGGGAGGATCGCCCGCTGCCCGTCGCGCTTGCCGCTACCCCCCGTCTCGCGGCGGACTTCCTGTATCAGGACGCCGCGGAATAACCCTCGAACGATCAGGAGATACTTATGCGATCGATGGAGTTCGATTTGACATCGCTTGAATTGCAAGGTGCCCTGCTGGTGCTGGCCGTGATCATCGCGTTTGCCGCACTGGAAGGGTGGAAAGCCAGATAGGAGAGGAGGCCGGGCGGATTCCTCCCCGTACCGGCCCGAATAACAGCCCCCGCCTATTGGGGCCGCCGCGAGGCGGCCCTTTTTTTGTGGTGTTCCCTCTCCCTGTCGGGGAGAGGGCCACGCCTTATCCTTGCCCCCGTGCATAGGCCTGCGTGCCGCGGGTGATGACGGTGTCTTCCGGCAGGATCGTCTCGATTTCGATATCCGGTTCGTTCGCCATCTCCGCGTAAAGCGGAGCGAAGTCGGTGTTCAGCGTCTGGTCGAGCAGATCCTCGAAGCTGTCGATCACGAAATAATTCTGCTGGAAATCGTCGATCCGGTATTTGGTGCGCATCACCCGCTTCAGATCGAAGCCCAGCCGGTTGGGCGAAGGGTCTTCCAGCGCGAAGACCGATTCGGTGAACGACGAGACGATTCCGGCGCCGTACAGCTTCAAGTCGCCGCCGGAGCGGACCAGCCCGAACTCGACCGTGTACCAGTAGAGCCGCGACAGGCGCTGGATCGCGCCCATCGCACCCGCGCGCTGCCCACCCTGGCCATAAGCCTGCATGTAATCGGCAAAGACCGGATTGGCGAGCAGGGGGACATGGCCGAATACGTCATGAAAGACGTCCGGTTCCTGAAGATAATCGAGCTGGTCCGGGCGGCGGATGAAGTTGCCCGCGACGAAGCGGCGATTGGCGAGATGGTCGAAGAACACGTCGTCGGGGACCAGTCCGGGCACGGCGACGACGCTCCACCCGGTCGCCCTGGTCAGCCGTTCGGACAGTTCCTCGAAGTCGGGAATGCCGGGGCGGGACAGGCGCAGCACGTCGAGGCCGGCGATGAATTCGGGCGTGACGCGTCCGGGCAGCATCCTGGCCTGTCGCTCGAACAGCGTGTCCCAGGTGGCATGTTCCTCGGGCGTGTACCGGTCCCAGCCTTGCGGGATGGTCCAGTCGGCGGCGGTGCCCTCCGGGCGGATGAGTTCTGCGTCGGCCATGACGAGAACGTTGCAGAAATCTGCGATGAATGCCTATCATTCTGGCAAGTTTACGCCGGTTTCGTGAGAGGATATTTCGGATGGGGTGCCGTTCGTGAACGAGGCTCGCACGCTGGATGCGATCGACCGGCGCATCGTCGCGCTGTTGCAGGCCGATGCGACGCTGACCAATGCCGATCTGGCGGAGCGGGTCGGTGCCTCCGCGGCCTCGTGCTGGCGACGGGTGCGGGCGCTGGAGACGAGCGGGCTGCTGGGTGCGACGGTGCGGCTGGTCGATCCGGCGGCGGTGGGGCGCGGCGTCAACGTGCTGTGCAACGTCCGCATCCGCAGCCATTCGATGGACGCGCGGCAGGAATTCGAACGCTTCGTCGATGCACGGCCGGAGGTGGTGGAATGCTTCTCCATGTCGGGCGAATGGGATTATCTGCTCCGCATCGTCGTGGCTGATGTAGCGGATTATAACGGCTTTCTGATGCAGACCTTGCTGGGGCACCCCTCGGTCGCGGGCGCGTCGTCGCACTTTGCGCTGTCGATGACGAAATATACGACGGCCCTGCCCCTGTAGGGGTGGCGGCGCGCCGACTTACTACGCTGCCGCTTCCCGGATCCGCACCGTCCGTTCCAGCTCGTCGCGGGCGAGCAGGATCTTGCGGCGGACATCGATGGGCAGCGCCTTCTGCGCGGACAGGAAGGCGTCGACCGTGGCCAGCGCCTCGCGGCTGACCTGTCCGCCGATGAACGCGTCGATCCAGCCGGGCAGGAAGAAGATGCGGCGGTTCCGGCGTATCCATTCCAGCCGCTCGAGCGCCGGGCGGAGGAAGGGCAGCGTCGATGCCGCCTGTTCGACCATGTTGAACGCGCCCAGGCTTTCGCTGACCCAGGCTTCGTTGAGGGCGGGATCGTCGAAATAGCGGCGGAAATACTCGGCCTTCACCGCCGGGGCCGGCGTGGCGGCGCGGGTGACAAAGGCGTCCTTCATCGCCTCCGACGACTGGTCGTGGCGCTGCTCCTCGGCGAACAGCGCATCGGCACCTGTCGCGCCGATCGCGATCAGGCGGCGGACGATCGCCCAGCGGGTCGGCTGGCGGACCGGCTTGTCCATCAGGGTGGCACGGCCGGCAAGCAGCGCACGCAGGCGGTCCGTGGCGAGCGGCGTGCGGGCGGTGGCGATCAGCCGGTCCATCGCATCCTTGCGCAGGCCATAGCCGAGCGCGGGATCGTCCATGCGCGCGATCAGCGCTGCCTCCCAGCGGGGGCGGAGCGGCGCGGCCTTTGCCTCGGGCAGGTAGATGTCGAGCGCGGCGGCCCCGCGCAGCAGGATGGTGCGCGACAATTGCTCGTCATGCTCGGCCGGCAGCACACCTAGCAGGATCGTCAGGTAGCGCGCCGGGGGCAGCGCCGCCTCGCGCACCACGTCCCAGAGCGCGGCCCACAGCATCGCGCGCAGCAGGGTGTCGGTGACGGTGCCGACATGCGCCGCAATCCACTCGGTGGTGCGCGCATCGGGCAGGAACAGGCCGTAGCCATGGTCGCCGTCATTGGCCCAGACATAATCGGGGGCAGGCAGGCCGGCGGCGGCCGCAACATCGGCGGTGGTGCCGCTGAACTGCGCATCGAGGATCACGTCGTCGCGGTCGTGATAGCCGAGGCGGACGCGAACCTTCATCGGCCATGTTCCGCCGGGATCGCCCGGCAAAGCCCTGACCGGGCGCTGCACCAGCCGCAGCGAGGCGATGCGCGCACCGTCGAGCGCAAGGTGCGTGTCGATGCGCGGCATGCCGGCGCGCAGCACATATTGGCGGCCGAACGCCTCCAGCGACATGCCCGATGCCTCGCCCACCGCGCTGAGCAGATCCTGCCACGTCGCGTTGGCATAGGCGTGACGCTGGAGAAAGAGGTGGAGGCCGCGGCGAAAGCCGTCCTCGCCGACCAGGAACGCCAGTTGCTTGATGATGCCGGGCGCCTTGAAATAGACGATCGGGCCGTAATTGCTCTTGGCAGCGTCCAGATTGTCCAGCGATTGCCACAGGGGAGAGGTGCCGCTGGTCTGGTCCGCGCGATAGGCCTGCGTTTTTACCGACAGGAAGAAGGTGGTCCAGGCATCGCTGTCCGGCTGCAACTCGGCCTGAAGACGTGCGGCCATGAAGGTGGAGAAGCCCTCCTTCAGCCACAGATCGTCGAACCAGCGCATGGTGACGAGATCGCCGAACCATTGGTGGCAGATCTCGTGATAGATGGTCTGGTCGCGGCCGAGGCGCTGGGGCAGCGTCGGCGGCTCGCGAAAGACGAAGCGGTCCTCGTTGTAGAAGACGGCGCCGACATGTTCCATGCCGCCGAAGGGGAAGGCGGGAGCGAGCAGGAGGTCGAGCTTGGCGAAGGGGAAGGGGACGGCGAACCAGGTGGCGAGCCAGTCTACGGCGGCGCGGTTGGTGGCGATCTGGGCCTCGGCATCGACCTCGGCGCGGCGGGAGGCGCGGGCGTAGAGGGTGATCGGCTGTTCGTTCGGGGGGGCGGATGTCCAGTGCGTCCAGGGGCCGGCGGAGAAGGCGGCGAGATAGGTGGAGATGGGCTGGGTTTGCGCGAACTGCCAGCGGGTTGCGGAGCCGGTGGTGGTCTTCGTCTCCAGCGCGCCGTTGGCGATCGCGGTCCAGTCGGCCGGGGTGGTCAGGTGCCAGCGGAAACGGGCCTTCAGGTCCGGCTGGTCGAAACAGGGAAAGAGCAGGTTGGCGTCGGACGGCACGAGCAGCGTGTAGAGATAGGTCCGGTCGTCGGTATCGTCGTGGAAGCGGATGATGGCCGCGCCCGCGGCGGCGATCGGCGTTTCGAACCGGGCGGACAGCGTGTTGCGGCCGGTGCGGAGCAGGCGCTGCGGCAGGACCAGATGGCCGTCGCGGCGGGTGTCGGCAGCAAGGGGGCGGCCGTTGACCATGACGTCGCTGAGCAGCGGCCCGCGGAAATCGAGCACCAGGTCGCCGCTGTTCGCGCGGCGCTGGAAACGGGTGATGACGGTGCCCGTCGCGCGGTCGGCGGCGGTGACGTCGAGCGCGAGGTCGTAGCGGATGTCGGAGATCGCCGCGGCGCGGGCGCGGGCGAGCGCCAGCGAAATGCCGGGGCCGGCGAGCGACGGCGCCGATGCCGCGCCGGCCCAGGCGGAGGAGGAGGACAGCAGGAGCCCGGTGGCGATCAGGCGGCGGCGGTCGGTGACGAGATGCATGGCCGCTTCATGGCGGCAGATGCGGCAATCGGCAAATTCAGCGTTCGTGCAACCGGGCAAGCGCGATGCCGGCGAGGTTCTGCGTACGCTTGATGTAGCGGATGCGCAGGCGGCCGTCGGGCTTTTCCATCGTCTGGAACAGATGGTGGTGGGCGACGCAGGATGCGGGAATACGCTGCGTCCCGTTCGCCTGCGCGATCACGGCGGCGGCGTCGCCGAGCAGGACCGCACCGGTCAGCTTCATCCGATGGGCAGTGCGCACCGCATGGATCAGGGCCAGCCATTCGGCGTCCATGCTGGTGCCGGGGCCGAGACCCTGCTGGACGATGCTGTGCGCGCCGACGACCACGGCCAGCTCCATGCCATGCGGGCGCAGGCCGCCGTCGAAGAACAGCTTCATGCGTCCCGCCAGCGGCCCGGTGCGATGTCGGCCAGCGTCCAGTCGGCGATGCGCCAGCGGATCAGGCGCAGCGTCGGGTGGCCGACCGCGGCGGTCATCCGGCGGACCTGTCGGTTGCGGCCCTCGCGGATCGTCAGGCGCAGCCAGCTGTCGGGAATGCTGAGGCGGACGCGGATCGGCGGATCGCGCGGCCACAGCGCGGGGTCGTCGATCCGCTCAACCTCCGCGGGGCGGGTCGGGCCGTCCTTCAGCGACACGCCGCCGCGAAGAGCCGCCAACGCATTGTCATCCGGGATACCCTCCACCTGGACGAGATAGGTCTTGGGTGCCTTGAACTTCGGATCGGCGATGCGGGCCTGAAGGCGGCCGTCGTCGGTGAGCAGCAACAGCCCTTCGCTGTCACGGTCCAACCGGCCGGCGGGGTAGACGTGCGGCACCTGCACATAGTCCGACAGCGTGGCGCGCGGGCTGGGGCTGTTCCGGTCGGTGAACTGGCTCAGCACGTCATAGGGCTTGTTGAACAGGATGACCCTGCTCATGCCGCCGCCATGCTGCGCGCGACCGCCTCGGCGACCTTGATGCCGTCCACCGCGGCGGAAAGGATGCCGCCGGCATAGCCCGCGCCCTCGCCGGCGGGGAACAGGCCGGCGGTGTTGAGGCTCTGCAAGCCTTCGTCGCGGGTGAAGCGGACGGGGGAGGAGGTGCGCGTCTCCACGCCCGTCATCACCACGTCGGGATGGTCATACCCCTCGATCTGGCGGCCGAACACGGGCAGCGCCTCGCGCATCGCGGCCACCGCGAAGTCGGGCAGGCATTCGGCAAGGTCGGTCGGCGTCACGCCGGGGCGGTAGGAGGGCACGACCGAGCCAAGCGTGGTCGAGGGACGCCCGGCGAGAAAGTCGCCGAGACGCTGCGCCGGTGCCTTGTAGTTCGCTCCGCCGGCGACGAAGGCGCGCTCCTCCCAATGGCGTTGCAGCGCGATGCCGGCGAGCGGATCGCCGGGATAGTCGCGCGCGGGGTCGATCGCGACGACGAAGCCGGAATTGGCGTTGCGCTCGTTGCGCGAATATTGGCTCATCCCGTTGGTGGCGACGCGGCCCTCCTCGGAGGTGGCGGCGACCACCGTGCCGCCCGGGCACATGCAGAAGCTGTAGACGGTGCGCCCGTTCGAGCAGTGATGCGAGATGTGATATTCCGCCGCCCCGAGTATCGGGTGGCCCGCGTCGGCGCCGAAGCGCGAGCGGTCGATCCAGCTTTGCGGATGTTCGATGCGCACGCCGATCGAGAAGGGCTTGGGCTCGACGAAGACACCCGCTTCGTGGAGCATGGCGAAGGTGTCGCGCGCGCTGTGGCCGATGGCGAGAACGACGCGGGATGCCG encodes the following:
- a CDS encoding M1 family metallopeptidase translates to MHLVTDRRRLIATGLLLSSSSAWAGAASAPSLAGPGISLALARARAAAISDIRYDLALDVTAADRATGTVITRFQRRANSGDLVLDFRGPLLSDVMVNGRPLAADTRRDGHLVLPQRLLRTGRNTLSARFETPIAAAGAAIIRFHDDTDDRTYLYTLLVPSDANLLFPCFDQPDLKARFRWHLTTPADWTAIANGALETKTTTGSATRWQFAQTQPISTYLAAFSAGPWTHWTSAPPNEQPITLYARASRRAEVDAEAQIATNRAAVDWLATWFAVPFPFAKLDLLLAPAFPFGGMEHVGAVFYNEDRFVFREPPTLPQRLGRDQTIYHEICHQWFGDLVTMRWFDDLWLKEGFSTFMAARLQAELQPDSDAWTTFFLSVKTQAYRADQTSGTSPLWQSLDNLDAAKSNYGPIVYFKAPGIIKQLAFLVGEDGFRRGLHLFLQRHAYANATWQDLLSAVGEASGMSLEAFGRQYVLRAGMPRIDTHLALDGARIASLRLVQRPVRALPGDPGGTWPMKVRVRLGYHDRDDVILDAQFSGTTADVAAAAGLPAPDYVWANDGDHGYGLFLPDARTTEWIAAHVGTVTDTLLRAMLWAALWDVVREAALPPARYLTILLGVLPAEHDEQLSRTILLRGAAALDIYLPEAKAAPLRPRWEAALIARMDDPALGYGLRKDAMDRLIATARTPLATDRLRALLAGRATLMDKPVRQPTRWAIVRRLIAIGATGADALFAEEQRHDQSSEAMKDAFVTRAATPAPAVKAEYFRRYFDDPALNEAWVSESLGAFNMVEQAASTLPFLRPALERLEWIRRNRRIFFLPGWIDAFIGGQVSREALATVDAFLSAQKALPIDVRRKILLARDELERTVRIREAAA
- a CDS encoding reverse transcriptase-like protein, whose translation is MKLFFDGGLRPHGMELAVVVGAHSIVQQGLGPGTSMDAEWLALIHAVRTAHRMKLTGAVLLGDAAAVIAQANGTQRIPASCVAHHHLFQTMEKPDGRLRIRYIKRTQNLAGIALARLHER
- a CDS encoding pseudouridine synthase; this translates as MSRVILFNKPYDVLSQFTDRNSPSPRATLSDYVQVPHVYPAGRLDRDSEGLLLLTDDGRLQARIADPKFKAPKTYLVQVEGIPDDNALAALRGGVSLKDGPTRPAEVERIDDPALWPRDPPIRVRLSIPDSWLRLTIREGRNRQVRRMTAAVGHPTLRLIRWRIADWTLADIAPGRWRDA
- a CDS encoding NAD(P)/FAD-dependent oxidoreductase, with translation MIRVTELKLPLHHPDEALAAAIRQRLRITPRDMIRFAVARRAHDARDKTNILLVYSVDVTLKNEAAVLARFRKDRNVQVTPDTRYRPVGTAAPDAQRPVVIGAGPCGLFAGLILAQMGYRPIILDRGKVVRERTQDTWGLWRRSKLNPESNVQFGEGGAGTFSDGKLYSRIKDNRHLDRKVLTEFVKAGAPPEILTEAHPHIGTFRLVKMVENLRQTIEDLGGEYRFSTRVDGLDLETDGAGQRHVRGLHLHDGGYLAASRVVLAIGHSARDTFAMLHEAGVFVEPKPFSIGVRIEHPQSWIDRSRFGADAGHPILGAAEYHISHHCSNGRTVYSFCMCPGGTVVAATSEEGRVATNGMSQYSRNERNANSGFVVAIDPARDYPGDPLAGIALQRHWEERAFVAGGANYKAPAQRLGDFLAGRPSTTLGSVVPSYRPGVTPTDLAECLPDFAVAAMREALPVFGRQIEGYDHPDVVMTGVETRTSSPVRFTRDEGLQSLNTAGLFPAGEGAGYAGGILSAAVDGIKVAEAVARSMAAA